One Elaeis guineensis isolate ETL-2024a chromosome 10, EG11, whole genome shotgun sequence genomic window carries:
- the LOC140852041 gene encoding uncharacterized protein, with translation MLGDIMRRRGRYAGVQFQFSQTEAGTSSSAQQPEASSAAQHSEPCPSSSAQHDPPVHQPDDEIHVQDGSGRVRPRRGPTVVQDVWQMREGERIVVECNQLGQPIKKAACLLTSFLGTVARRPQLCPLGYAKWNDMLPTYKVELLRVIESKFVLPPSTHDFVMKSLNRKWKEYKAQLKKDYMRQGMTEEEVARNCPPDVPPHQWMELVHYWFSERAQTYSAIGRAARAAQSVPHTSGSKS, from the exons atgctaggtgacatcatgcgtcgcaggggacgatatgctggtgtgcagttccagttttcacagacagaggccggtacgtcttcttcagcacagcagcctgaggctagttcagctgcacagcattctgagccctgtccttcatcatcagcacagcacgatcctcctgttcatcagccagatgatgagatacacgtgcagg acggatccgggagagtacgccccagacgcggacccacagtagtacaagatgtgtggcagatgcgtgagggcgagaggattgttgtggagtgcaatcagctaggtcagccaattaagaaagctgcctgcttattgacttcatttttggggactgttgctcggaggcctcagctatgtccgttgggctatgcaaaatggaatgacatgcttccaacgtacaaagttgagctcctccgagttatagag agcaagtttgttctccctccatccactcatgattttgtaatgaagtctctcaaccgcaaatggaaagaatataaagcacaattgaagaaggactatatgagacagggtatgacagaggaggaggttgctaggaattgtcctcctgatgtaccccctcatcagtggatggagttggttcattactggttctccgagagggcacag acttattctgctattggtagagctgcacgagcagctcagtctgttcctcatacatcggggtcgaagagttaa